A single window of Desulfovibrio psychrotolerans DNA harbors:
- a CDS encoding SLC13 family permease, with amino-acid sequence MATLKDHMNSPDELDLHEEDQQGSEQSGKSIIIKVLVALAVGLGIYMLPTPENLSPQGHKFLALVTTIVILWVSEAIPIGVTALCAAGGLILFGIETPAAAWAPFASPAVMFVLMIVMFGVVLNEVGLANRIMYWIFKVAGTGVKRLSFVLAVGCTVLATIFHDATVTVIMIFALVPVIRSMGITPQNSTNLAKFFIILIPLASSAGGFGTLLGGGRNPLAVEILQQFTNGEVSIGFMEYIVIQFPICLLTALATWGVVFLIFRPKEKELPASVKMEKMAPMSTRELGVTIIFTATFLLWTFSDLTGWHVSVVASLALAGFCGPKFVSFKTICDKFPWESWIVFGAGVSMGASMLNSGAGKFLAESLLPLLDGQATFVVYYGMGLFGSILSSMMSNSAAVALTLPITLPMAEMLNMSPKAVAMLAPLTTSFIMLVIGCPPTIIAYSTGYFSQMDFIKVAVPWCLALLLVATFGAMVYWPMIGFY; translated from the coding sequence ATGGCTACACTCAAGGATCACATGAACTCGCCGGATGAGCTGGATCTGCACGAAGAAGATCAGCAGGGTTCCGAACAGTCCGGTAAGTCTATTATCATTAAGGTGCTTGTCGCGCTTGCTGTGGGGCTTGGCATATACATGCTGCCCACGCCGGAAAACCTTTCGCCTCAGGGGCATAAGTTTCTGGCACTGGTGACCACCATAGTCATACTGTGGGTTTCAGAGGCCATTCCCATCGGCGTTACCGCGTTGTGCGCCGCGGGCGGGCTTATCCTCTTCGGCATAGAAACGCCTGCGGCGGCGTGGGCACCCTTTGCCAGCCCTGCGGTTATGTTCGTGCTCATGATTGTCATGTTCGGCGTGGTGCTGAACGAGGTTGGGCTTGCCAACCGTATCATGTACTGGATTTTCAAGGTTGCGGGTACAGGCGTGAAGCGGCTCAGCTTTGTTCTTGCCGTAGGGTGTACTGTTCTTGCCACCATCTTCCATGATGCGACCGTAACCGTTATCATGATCTTCGCGCTGGTGCCGGTCATCCGATCCATGGGGATAACGCCCCAAAACAGCACCAATCTGGCAAAGTTCTTTATCATTCTCATTCCGCTGGCGTCTTCCGCCGGTGGTTTCGGCACGCTGCTGGGCGGTGGTCGTAACCCTCTGGCTGTGGAAATCCTCCAGCAGTTCACCAATGGCGAGGTTTCCATAGGTTTTATGGAATACATCGTTATTCAGTTCCCCATATGTCTGCTGACGGCACTGGCCACGTGGGGCGTGGTGTTTCTCATCTTCCGCCCCAAGGAGAAGGAACTGCCCGCCAGCGTGAAGATGGAAAAGATGGCCCCCATGAGCACCCGTGAACTGGGCGTTACCATCATCTTTACCGCCACCTTTCTTCTCTGGACCTTCTCCGACCTGACGGGATGGCATGTGAGCGTTGTGGCTTCTTTGGCCCTGGCGGGCTTCTGCGGTCCCAAGTTCGTGTCCTTTAAGACCATCTGCGATAAGTTCCCGTGGGAATCGTGGATTGTCTTCGGCGCGGGCGTCTCCATGGGTGCTTCCATGCTTAACTCCGGCGCGGGCAAGTTCCTTGCTGAATCTCTGCTGCCGCTTCTGGATGGGCAGGCCACCTTTGTGGTCTACTACGGCATGGGACTTTTCGGCTCCATCCTCTCCAGCATGATGAGCAACTCGGCGGCTGTGGCACTTACCCTGCCCATTACTCTGCCCATGGCGGAAATGCTGAATATGTCGCCCAAGGCAGTGGCCATGCTTGCGCCGCTGACCACATCGTTCATTATGCTGGTCATCGGATGTCCACCCACCATTATTGCCTACAGCACCGGCTACTTCAGCCAGATGGACTTCATCAAGGTCGCAGTGCCGTGGTGCCTTGCCCTGCTGTTGGTTGCAACTTTCGGTGCAATGGTCTACTGGCCGATGATAGGGTTCTATTAG
- a CDS encoding response regulator, producing MSDTKARLLLVDDEESFRTTLGKRLTERQYDVKSVGSGMEALDLLATTPIDVVILDIRMPGLSGIETLAEIRAKHLGVEVVLLTGHGDVPSAVEGMRLGAFDYLMKPYEIEGLLAKIEEAHAVKKEREERLRKAEERAQLDRLEKSMRF from the coding sequence ATGAGTGATACTAAGGCCAGATTGCTGCTCGTGGACGATGAGGAAAGCTTCCGCACCACGCTGGGCAAGCGGCTCACGGAACGGCAATACGATGTGAAAAGCGTGGGCAGCGGCATGGAGGCTCTGGACCTGCTTGCCACCACGCCCATAGACGTGGTCATTCTGGACATACGTATGCCCGGATTGAGCGGCATTGAAACCCTTGCGGAAATACGCGCCAAGCATCTTGGGGTGGAGGTGGTTCTGCTTACCGGACACGGGGACGTGCCGTCTGCCGTGGAAGGTATGCGCCTTGGTGCCTTTGACTATCTGATGAAGCCCTATGAGATAGAGGGGCTGCTCGCCAAGATAGAAGAAGCCCACGCCGTGAAGAAGGAGCGTGAAGAACGCCTGCGCAAGGCTGAAGAACGGGCGCAGCTGGACAGGCTTGAAAAGAGCATGCGCTTTTAG